One segment of Thermoplasmata archaeon DNA contains the following:
- a CDS encoding ATPase domain-containing protein has translation MCAKVASRAALDADARVVTGIPGFDEMLEGGFPAGSLISLAGRPGTGKTIFGSQFLYYGAKERQEPGMYVSMLEGRKAYVRNMLRLGFDIQPLEEQGLFRFLEMPTLTTEGMPAIWDEIVRNIDEYGVVRLVIDSFTAMTQAFERSGDLRIFTHMLLGKIVGGAGCTTLMITETAHTDLLSSVGIQEFIADGVIHFSLVAVTGDARVRYIEITKMRGTNHQMGLLPVEIGNRGISVKVPHITPK, from the coding sequence ATGTGCGCGAAGGTCGCGAGCCGGGCCGCGCTGGATGCCGACGCCCGGGTCGTGACGGGCATCCCTGGCTTCGATGAGATGCTCGAGGGCGGCTTCCCCGCGGGGAGTCTCATCAGCTTGGCCGGGCGGCCGGGGACCGGGAAGACGATTTTCGGATCGCAGTTCCTGTACTACGGCGCGAAGGAACGGCAAGAGCCGGGCATGTATGTGTCGATGCTCGAAGGACGCAAGGCGTACGTGCGCAACATGCTGCGGCTCGGCTTCGACATCCAACCGCTCGAGGAACAGGGATTGTTCCGGTTCCTCGAGATGCCGACGCTGACGACGGAGGGGATGCCGGCGATCTGGGACGAGATCGTGCGGAACATCGACGAATACGGCGTCGTCCGCCTCGTCATCGATTCGTTCACCGCGATGACGCAGGCGTTCGAGCGGAGCGGCGACCTTCGCATCTTCACCCACATGCTCCTCGGGAAGATCGTCGGGGGCGCGGGCTGCACGACCTTGATGATCACCGAGACGGCGCACACGGACCTGCTGTCGTCGGTAGGGATCCAAGAGTTCATCGCCGACGGCGTCATCCACTTCTCCCTCGTCGCGGTCACCGGGGACGCGCGGGTCCGCTACATCGAGATCACCAAGATGCGGGGGACGAACCACCAGATGGGGCTCCTCCCCGTAGAGATTGGGAACCGAGGAATTTCCGTGAAAGTACCACACATCACCCCGAAATAG
- a CDS encoding ATPase domain-containing protein: MPLPRELELLLKRPSLLVLVKGETGTGKTTAALELMARLQGDGDTVHISTRSYPDKLVFQHALFSKLAALPTVHFSTTLEFDPTQFVVSHNVVSGLHRLLSSMESPLVVLDSWEGLADYVPQETRLKVEQSLMPILETTRARMILVSEHPETDTTLDQLADAIIVLHHQVIDDRRARELEVRKLRGIPIRQERYPFTLAGGRLRYLEPFTFTLPERTSMFRPLENSPTHMSTGSRDIDALLGGGVPRGSTVLLEIRGEVPFEGQIYVPLTALLNVLATNNAVMAFPYSDYDPTRARLFATQFMPEDVYDTNMRVFTTDRVEDPVAIKFSLNPREDFEKWLDTYSAYKAQGKTIWMLMALDTVENFYGQQGVMNFLATVAARAAVNKDIQSILARPNLQLTQRVANISQIHLVLTQRWGTLVLYGVKPRTGFYGLQFTFGHGYPEFELIPLEDIDLANNGKPEVVAVPTSRLRARHPGSRADMFETLMQSLRERTREAR; the protein is encoded by the coding sequence ATGCCGCTGCCGAGGGAATTGGAGCTTCTCCTCAAGCGACCTAGCCTCCTCGTCCTCGTCAAGGGCGAGACCGGCACGGGCAAGACGACCGCGGCGCTCGAGCTGATGGCCCGCCTGCAGGGCGACGGCGACACGGTCCACATTTCGACCCGGTCGTATCCCGACAAACTCGTCTTCCAACACGCCCTCTTCTCGAAACTCGCCGCCCTGCCGACCGTCCACTTCTCCACGACCCTCGAATTCGACCCGACCCAGTTCGTCGTCTCGCACAACGTCGTCTCGGGGCTGCATCGGCTCCTGTCGAGCATGGAGTCGCCCCTCGTCGTCCTCGACTCCTGGGAAGGCCTCGCCGACTACGTGCCTCAGGAGACGCGGTTGAAGGTCGAGCAGTCCCTCATGCCGATCCTCGAGACCACGCGTGCGCGGATGATCCTCGTGAGCGAGCATCCCGAGACAGACACGACGCTCGACCAGCTCGCCGACGCGATCATCGTGTTGCACCACCAGGTGATCGACGATCGACGGGCGCGGGAGCTGGAGGTCCGGAAGCTCCGCGGCATCCCGATCCGCCAGGAGCGGTATCCGTTCACCCTCGCGGGAGGACGCCTCCGGTACCTGGAGCCATTCACATTCACGTTACCCGAGCGGACCTCGATGTTTCGGCCTCTCGAGAACTCGCCGACGCACATGTCCACCGGCAGCCGGGACATCGACGCACTCCTGGGCGGCGGCGTCCCGCGCGGCTCGACCGTCCTCTTGGAGATCCGCGGCGAGGTCCCCTTCGAGGGCCAGATCTACGTGCCGCTCACCGCCCTGCTGAACGTCCTGGCGACGAACAACGCCGTCATGGCGTTCCCGTACAGCGACTACGATCCGACGCGGGCGCGTCTCTTCGCGACGCAATTCATGCCGGAGGACGTCTACGACACGAACATGCGCGTCTTCACGACGGACCGCGTCGAGGATCCGGTGGCGATCAAGTTCTCCCTGAACCCGAGGGAAGACTTCGAGAAGTGGCTCGACACGTACAGCGCGTACAAGGCCCAAGGCAAGACCATCTGGATGCTCATGGCCCTCGATACGGTCGAGAACTTCTACGGACAACAGGGCGTCATGAACTTCCTCGCGACGGTCGCGGCCCGGGCCGCCGTGAACAAGGACATTCAATCGATCCTTGCGCGTCCGAACCTTCAGCTGACGCAGCGGGTGGCGAACATCTCGCAGATCCACCTCGTCCTGACGCAGCGCTGGGGCACGCTCGTCCTGTACGGCGTCAAGCCGCGTACCGGGTTCTACGGCCTCCAGTTCACCTTCGGCCACGGCTACCCGGAGTTCGAGCTGATCCCTCTCGAGGACATTGACCTCGCGAACAATGGCAAGCCGGAGGTCGTCGCAGTCCCGACTTCGCGGTTGCGCGCCCGCCATCCTGGGTCCCGCGCAGACATGTTCGAGACCTTGATGCAATCTCTGCGAGAACGGACTCGGGAGGCGCGGTGA